The Metabacillus litoralis genome contains a region encoding:
- a CDS encoding antibiotic biosynthesis monooxygenase, protein MFVQVKKITVTEGSSAQVVDRFSKPGIIEEQEGFVDATVMVKKVRRGEEEVMVQIRWKSEEYWKQWEKSEAHIAGHKANRGKPNPEYIVNSEGGLYNVVNVKEAKAKESIER, encoded by the coding sequence ATGTTTGTTCAAGTGAAAAAAATTACAGTAACAGAGGGAAGTTCGGCTCAAGTTGTTGATCGGTTTAGTAAGCCAGGTATTATTGAAGAGCAAGAGGGTTTTGTTGATGCAACAGTAATGGTGAAAAAAGTAAGACGCGGTGAAGAAGAGGTAATGGTCCAAATTCGTTGGAAATCAGAAGAATATTGGAAGCAGTGGGAAAAAAGTGAAGCACATATCGCCGGTCATAAAGCAAATAGAGGTAAACCAAACCCAGAGTACATTGTAAACTCAGAAGGCGGCTTATATAACGTAGTAAACGTTAAAGAAGCAAAAGCTAAAGAAAGTATAGAAAGGTAG
- a CDS encoding DUF1540 domain-containing protein → MALDVLCEVNSCVHNIQNENKCGASQIYVVNHKEKNASSSGETDCKTFEPTDL, encoded by the coding sequence ATGGCACTAGACGTATTATGTGAAGTAAACAGCTGTGTTCATAACATCCAAAATGAAAACAAATGTGGTGCATCTCAAATTTATGTAGTCAATCATAAAGAAAAGAATGCATCAAGTAGTGGAGAAACTGATTGTAAAACATTTGAACCAACTGATCTTTAA
- a CDS encoding P-II family nitrogen regulator, with product MKKIEAIIRPQKITETIKGLKNIGITGFTVSQVVGRGKQRDTKGVYRGKNYNVTLHPKIKLEIILSDHMVEPTIKTIISSAQTGEDGDGKIYVYPILEAYNIRTGEPDVSIDDLTIREFPAKEGI from the coding sequence ATGAAAAAGATTGAAGCGATTATAAGACCGCAGAAAATTACTGAAACAATAAAGGGATTAAAGAATATTGGAATTACTGGATTTACTGTTTCTCAAGTTGTAGGAAGAGGAAAGCAAAGAGACACAAAGGGTGTTTATCGAGGGAAAAATTATAATGTAACGTTACATCCGAAAATTAAACTTGAAATTATATTATCTGATCATATGGTAGAACCAACTATTAAAACAATTATTTCATCTGCTCAAACAGGTGAAGATGGTGATGGCAAAATCTATGTATATCCTATTCTAGAAGCTTATAATATTCGCACTGGCGAACCGGATGTGTCAATTGATGATTTGACAATAAGAGAGTTTCCCGCAAAGGAGGGAATCTAA